In Streptococcus dysgalactiae subsp. dysgalactiae, the following are encoded in one genomic region:
- the tkt gene encoding transketolase, protein MTFDAIDQLAVNTVRTLSMDAIQAANSGHPGLPMGAAPMAYVLWNHFMNINPKTSRNWSNRDRFILSAGHGSAMLYSLLHLAGYDLSVEDLKNFRQWGSKTPGHPEVNHTDGVEATTGPLGQGIANAVGMAMAEAHLAAKFNKPGFDIVDHYTFALNGDGDLMEGVSQEAASMAGHLKLGKLVLLYDSNDISLDGPTSMSFTEDVKGRFEAYGWQHILVKDGNDLEEIAAAIEAAKAETEKPTIIEVKTIIGFGAEKQGTSAVHGAPLGAEGIVFAKNAYKWTHQDFEVPTEVTERFAQGLQARGEKAEQAWNDLFAAYQAEYPELAAEYQKAFANEAAQVELEAHELGSSMASRVSSQQAIQQISEQVASFWGGSADLSASNNTMVKAETDFQPGHYEGRNIWFGVREFAMAAAMNGIALHGGTRVYGGTFFVFSNYLLPAVRMAALQSLPTVYVMTHDSIAVGEDGPTHEPIEQLASVRSMPNLNVIRPADGNETNAAWKRAIGETDRPTMLVLTRQNLPVLEGTKELAEDGLNKGAYILSEAKGDLDGILIATGSEVKLAMDTQEALEAEGIHVRVVSMPSQNIFDEQSAEYKESILPAAVTKRLAIEAGSSFGWAKYVGLAGKTLTIDTWGASAPGNRIFEEYGFTVANATELYKSL, encoded by the coding sequence ATGACATTTGATGCAATTGACCAGTTGGCAGTAAATACTGTCCGCACCCTATCAATGGATGCCATTCAAGCGGCAAATTCTGGACACCCAGGCCTTCCAATGGGTGCAGCACCTATGGCCTACGTTCTTTGGAATCACTTCATGAACATTAATCCAAAAACAAGTCGTAATTGGTCAAACAGAGACCGTTTTATCCTATCAGCGGGACACGGAAGTGCTATGCTTTATAGCTTGTTACACTTAGCTGGTTATGATTTATCTGTAGAGGATTTAAAAAACTTCCGTCAATGGGGTTCTAAAACACCAGGTCACCCAGAAGTTAATCATACCGATGGTGTGGAAGCAACTACAGGACCTCTTGGTCAAGGGATTGCGAATGCTGTTGGTATGGCCATGGCAGAAGCTCATCTAGCAGCTAAATTTAACAAACCAGGATTTGACATCGTTGATCACTACACATTTGCTTTGAATGGTGACGGTGACCTTATGGAAGGTGTCAGTCAAGAAGCAGCAAGTATGGCAGGACACTTAAAACTTGGAAAATTGGTCTTGCTTTACGATTCAAACGACATCTCTCTTGATGGTCCAACCTCAATGTCCTTCACAGAAGATGTTAAAGGACGTTTCGAAGCTTACGGCTGGCAACATATCCTTGTTAAAGACGGAAACGATTTAGAAGAAATTGCAGCCGCTATCGAAGCAGCTAAGGCTGAAACTGAGAAACCAACCATCATCGAAGTCAAAACCATTATTGGTTTTGGTGCTGAAAAACAGGGCACATCAGCTGTTCATGGTGCTCCTCTTGGGGCAGAAGGTATTGTTTTTGCTAAAAATGCTTACAAATGGACTCACCAAGACTTTGAAGTTCCTACTGAAGTGACTGAACGTTTTGCTCAAGGTCTTCAAGCACGTGGTGAAAAAGCAGAACAAGCCTGGAATGACTTGTTTGCAGCCTATCAAGCAGAATATCCTGAATTGGCAGCAGAATACCAAAAAGCCTTTGCTAACGAGGCTGCTCAAGTAGAACTTGAAGCGCACGAACTTGGTAGCTCAATGGCGAGTCGTGTTTCTAGCCAACAAGCCATCCAACAAATCTCAGAACAAGTAGCCTCTTTCTGGGGTGGGTCAGCAGACCTTTCAGCATCTAACAACACAATGGTTAAGGCTGAAACAGATTTCCAACCAGGTCATTATGAAGGCCGTAACATCTGGTTTGGCGTTCGTGAATTTGCCATGGCAGCAGCTATGAATGGTATTGCCCTTCACGGTGGAACACGCGTTTACGGCGGAACCTTCTTTGTCTTCTCAAACTATCTTCTTCCAGCTGTTCGTATGGCAGCCCTCCAAAGCTTACCAACAGTTTATGTCATGACACATGATTCTATCGCTGTCGGTGAAGATGGGCCAACGCACGAACCAATTGAACAATTGGCAAGTGTTCGTTCAATGCCTAACTTGAACGTTATTCGTCCAGCAGACGGTAACGAAACAAATGCTGCTTGGAAACGTGCCATTGGTGAAACAGATCGCCCAACCATGCTTGTATTGACGCGTCAAAACCTTCCAGTGCTTGAGGGCACAAAAGAATTGGCAGAAGATGGTCTTAACAAAGGAGCTTACATCTTGTCAGAAGCCAAAGGCGACCTTGACGGTATCTTGATTGCAACAGGTTCAGAAGTGAAACTGGCAATGGATACTCAAGAAGCTCTTGAAGCAGAAGGCATTCATGTGCGTGTCGTATCTATGCCATCACAAAATATCTTTGACGAACAGTCAGCAGAGTATAAAGAAAGCATCCTACCAGCAGCTGTGACTAAACGTCTCGCTATCGAAGCAGGTTCAAGCTTTGGCTGGGCAAAATATGTCGGCCTAGCAGGAAAAACATTGACCATTGACACTTGGGGTGCTTCAGCTCCAGGAAATCGTATCTTCGAAGAATATGGTTTCACTGTGGCAAATGCAACTGAGTTATACAAATCACTCTAA
- the proB gene encoding glutamate 5-kinase yields the protein MMKRQFEDVTRIVIKIGTSSLVLPTGKINLEKIDQLAFVISSLMNKGKEVILVSSGAMGFGLDILKMEKRPTNLAKQQAVSSVGQVAMMSLYSQIFAHYQTNVSQILLTRDVVVFPESLANVTNAFESLISLGIVPIVNENDAVSVDEMDHATKFGDNDRLSAVVAGITKADLLIMLSDIDGLFDKNPTIYEDAQLRSHVAVITQEIIASAGGAGSKFGTGGMLSKIQSAQMVFENKGQMVLMNGANPRDILRVLEGQPLGTWFKQIEEVRHD from the coding sequence ATGATGAAACGACAATTTGAAGATGTAACACGTATTGTAATTAAAATCGGTACTAGTTCATTAGTGCTACCAACAGGTAAAATTAATTTAGAAAAAATCGACCAACTGGCTTTTGTGATTTCAAGTTTGATGAATAAGGGCAAAGAAGTTATTTTAGTATCATCGGGAGCAATGGGATTTGGACTAGATATTTTGAAAATGGAAAAACGTCCGACCAATCTTGCTAAACAACAGGCAGTTTCCAGTGTTGGTCAGGTGGCCATGATGAGTCTTTATTCACAAATTTTTGCACACTACCAAACTAACGTATCGCAAATTTTATTGACGAGAGATGTTGTGGTTTTCCCAGAAAGTCTAGCGAATGTTACCAATGCTTTTGAAAGTCTGATTAGTTTGGGCATTGTGCCGATTGTTAATGAAAACGATGCGGTTAGTGTGGATGAAATGGATCATGCGACTAAATTTGGAGATAATGACCGTCTATCTGCTGTCGTTGCTGGTATCACAAAAGCTGATTTATTAATCATGTTGTCTGATATTGATGGCCTTTTTGATAAAAACCCTACTATTTATGAGGATGCGCAGCTACGCAGCCATGTTGCGGTCATTACGCAAGAAATCATTGCGTCAGCAGGTGGTGCGGGCAGTAAGTTTGGCACAGGTGGGATGCTTAGCAAAATTCAATCTGCCCAGATGGTATTTGAAAACAAAGGACAGATGGTCTTGATGAATGGAGCTAATCCTAGAGATATTTTAAGGGTGCTTGAAGGGCAACCACTAGGCACATGGTTTAAACAAATAGAAGAGGTAAGGCATGACTGA
- a CDS encoding helix-turn-helix domain-containing protein gives MKIEELMDKERKAQYRLLQALYASKNSLLLKDLMRQSHLSKVTLLKYIDNLNHLCQEQGLSCQVVLDKDIVFLEENGQLTWQELVAALLKESVAYQVLTYLCCHEQFNITALSAELMVSEATLNRQLAHLNQLLAEFDLALSQGRQVGSELQWRYFYFELWRHTLTKKGLNDLTSCIDAPHLANLFERLIGQALSKDALEQLLIWLVISQRRMAFQKGEGSNLLKDSDFIVSNRFFKRLESVLLHYLRRYALEFDSFEAKSLFAFLHSYPLLPVASMEYILGFGGPIADRISEALWLLKKAQVIAEQTKEEIIYGLGLFFAKSYFFKGAIISQSKNKEQLYQLVDDEKRGILTVMMNHLMLQTGRLAIQGTDFSQCLSDDILELLIFSIERHQVPLAIGLSLGPNKVESAIVELAIRRQLGNNRDFQLEIYNPQKEYDGLITYQNAHLLRRDLPYYRLKQYNSPYELAALEDFLKSLFQQKNKQEEEPLVSPKAKSSFEHKSV, from the coding sequence ATGAAGATTGAAGAGTTAATGGATAAAGAACGAAAAGCTCAATATCGTCTCTTGCAGGCTCTCTATGCTTCCAAAAATAGCTTATTGCTAAAAGATTTGATGAGGCAATCCCATTTGTCTAAGGTGACCCTTTTGAAATACATTGATAACCTTAATCATTTGTGTCAAGAGCAAGGCTTATCTTGTCAGGTGGTGTTAGACAAAGATATCGTCTTTTTGGAAGAAAATGGGCAGCTGACATGGCAAGAATTGGTTGCAGCGCTTTTGAAAGAGTCGGTCGCTTATCAAGTCTTGACTTACCTGTGCTGTCATGAACAGTTCAACATTACAGCTCTGTCAGCGGAACTAATGGTTAGTGAAGCAACGTTGAACAGGCAGTTAGCCCATCTCAATCAGTTATTGGCTGAATTTGATTTGGCTTTGTCACAGGGAAGACAAGTTGGCAGTGAACTGCAGTGGCGTTATTTCTACTTTGAATTATGGCGGCATACGTTGACTAAGAAAGGGCTTAATGACTTAACAAGTTGTATAGATGCACCGCATTTAGCTAATCTATTTGAGCGTTTGATTGGTCAAGCCTTGTCTAAAGATGCTCTAGAGCAGTTGTTGATTTGGTTAGTGATTTCTCAGAGGCGTATGGCTTTCCAAAAAGGTGAAGGTTCCAATCTTTTAAAAGATAGTGACTTTATCGTCTCTAATAGGTTCTTCAAGCGTTTAGAAAGCGTGCTCTTGCACTATTTAAGACGTTATGCTCTTGAATTTGACAGTTTTGAAGCCAAGAGTTTATTTGCTTTTCTGCACTCCTATCCTTTGCTTCCAGTTGCCAGCATGGAGTATATTCTAGGTTTTGGTGGTCCGATTGCAGATAGGATTTCAGAAGCTTTATGGCTTTTGAAGAAGGCTCAAGTGATTGCAGAGCAGACCAAAGAAGAAATCATTTATGGTTTAGGACTCTTTTTTGCAAAAAGCTATTTCTTTAAGGGAGCGATAATCAGTCAATCAAAGAATAAAGAACAACTTTACCAGCTAGTTGATGATGAAAAACGAGGAATTCTAACTGTCATGATGAATCATTTGATGCTTCAAACAGGGAGGTTAGCTATTCAGGGAACAGACTTTAGCCAGTGTCTAAGTGACGACATCTTAGAATTATTAATTTTTTCTATTGAGCGACATCAAGTCCCCCTTGCAATAGGTTTGTCACTGGGGCCAAACAAGGTAGAGTCGGCCATTGTAGAGCTTGCCATCCGGCGACAGTTGGGCAATAATCGAGATTTTCAGTTAGAAATCTATAATCCTCAAAAAGAGTATGATGGCCTAATAACCTATCAAAATGCTCACCTGCTGAGGAGAGATTTGCCTTATTATCGCTTAAAGCAGTACAATTCTCCCTACGAACTGGCTGCCTTAGAGGATTTTCTCAAATCACTCTTTCAACAAAAAAATAAACAAGAGGAAGAACCGCTGGTTAGCCCAAAAGCTAAGTCTAGTTTTGAACACAAGTCTGTGTGA
- the pbp2x gene encoding penicillin-binding protein PBP2X, which produces MRKWQKYFLNYVVRDRRTPVQNRVRVGQNMMLLTIFVFFIFIINFMIIIGTDQKFGVSLSEGAKKVYQETVTVQAKRGTIYDRNGTAIAVDSTTYSIYAILDKSFVSASDEKLYVQPSQYNKVAAILKEHLGMKKKDVIKQLRRKGLFQVSFGSSGSGISYSTKSNIQRAMEEAKIKGIAFSDSPGRMYPNGTFASEFIGLASLTEDKKTGVKSLVGKSGLEASFDKILSGQDGVITYQKDRNGNTLLGTGKTVKKAVDGKDIYTTLSEPIQTFLETQMDIFQAKSNGKLATATLVNAKTGEILATSQRPTYNADTLKGLENKDYKWYSALHQGNFEPGSTMKVMTLAAAIDDKVFNPNETFSNANGLTIADATIQDWAINEGISTGQYMNYAQGFAFSSNVGMTKLEQKMGNAKWMNYLTKFRFGFPTRFGLQDEYAGMLPSDNIVTQAMSAFGQGISVTQAQMLRAFTAISNDGEMLEPQFVSQIYDPNTASFRTAQKEVVGKPVSKKAASDTRHYMIGVGTDPEFGTLYSKTYGPIIKVGDLPVAVKSGTAQIGAEDGSGYQDGGLTNYVYSVVAMVPADKPDFVMYVTMTQPEHFGPLFWQDVVNPVLEEAYLMQDTLTRPVAADDAHKTTYQLPDFIGKNPGETSSELRRNLVQPVVLGTGSKIKKISQKAGKGLSENQQILILSDHFTELPDMYGWTKSNVKIFAKWTGIDVTFKGSDSGRVTKQSLDVGKSLKKIKKITITLGD; this is translated from the coding sequence ATGAGAAAATGGCAAAAATATTTTTTAAATTATGTTGTGCGTGACCGCCGGACGCCAGTTCAAAACCGTGTCCGAGTTGGGCAAAACATGATGCTTTTAACCATCTTCGTCTTCTTTATTTTCATTATCAATTTCATGATTATTATAGGCACGGACCAGAAATTTGGGGTTAGTTTGTCAGAAGGTGCGAAAAAGGTTTATCAAGAAACTGTCACGGTTCAAGCCAAACGTGGAACCATCTACGATCGTAATGGGACAGCTATTGCAGTGGACTCAACAACTTACAGCATTTACGCTATTCTTGATAAGTCTTTTGTTTCTGCTTCTGATGAAAAACTGTATGTACAGCCGTCTCAATACAATAAGGTAGCTGCTATCTTAAAAGAACATTTGGGCATGAAGAAAAAGGATGTTATCAAACAATTGAGACGAAAAGGCCTTTTTCAAGTCTCTTTTGGTTCCTCAGGATCAGGCATTTCTTATAGCACGAAGTCTAATATTCAAAGGGCGATGGAAGAAGCTAAAATCAAAGGAATCGCTTTTTCTGATAGTCCTGGACGTATGTATCCCAATGGAACCTTTGCTTCCGAATTTATTGGATTAGCGTCGTTGACCGAAGATAAAAAGACTGGTGTCAAAAGCTTAGTTGGAAAATCAGGTTTAGAAGCCTCTTTTGATAAGATTTTATCAGGGCAAGACGGAGTGATTACCTATCAAAAGGACCGAAATGGAAATACTCTGTTAGGAACGGGTAAGACTGTCAAAAAGGCTGTTGATGGAAAAGATATTTACACCACTTTGTCTGAACCTATCCAGACGTTTTTAGAAACCCAGATGGATATTTTTCAAGCAAAATCCAATGGTAAACTAGCGACGGCAACACTTGTAAATGCTAAAACCGGTGAAATTTTAGCAACTTCACAACGTCCCACCTACAATGCAGATACCCTTAAAGGGTTAGAAAATAAAGATTACAAGTGGTATAGTGCGCTGCATCAAGGAAACTTTGAACCGGGCTCAACCATGAAGGTTATGACCTTAGCGGCAGCTATTGACGATAAAGTCTTTAACCCAAATGAAACGTTTAGTAACGCTAATGGGCTAACCATTGCTGATGCAACGATTCAAGACTGGGCAATTAACGAAGGTATCTCTACAGGGCAATACATGAACTATGCCCAAGGCTTTGCTTTTTCTAGTAACGTGGGGATGACCAAATTGGAACAGAAGATGGGAAATGCTAAGTGGATGAACTACTTGACCAAATTCCGGTTTGGTTTCCCGACTCGCTTTGGTCTACAAGATGAGTATGCTGGAATGCTTCCTTCTGACAATATCGTTACGCAAGCCATGAGTGCTTTTGGACAAGGGATTTCAGTAACCCAAGCTCAGATGCTAAGAGCTTTTACGGCCATTTCTAATGATGGTGAGATGTTAGAACCTCAATTTGTTAGCCAAATTTATGATCCAAACACTGCCAGTTTTAGGACTGCCCAAAAAGAAGTTGTTGGAAAACCTGTTTCTAAGAAAGCTGCTAGTGATACCAGACATTACATGATTGGGGTAGGAACAGACCCTGAGTTTGGAACCCTTTATTCTAAAACTTATGGTCCCATTATCAAGGTTGGCGATCTTCCAGTTGCCGTTAAATCAGGGACTGCTCAGATTGGTGCCGAGGATGGAAGTGGTTACCAAGATGGTGGATTGACTAACTATGTTTACTCGGTTGTTGCCATGGTTCCAGCTGACAAACCGGATTTTGTGATGTATGTTACCATGACACAGCCAGAGCATTTTGGCCCACTTTTTTGGCAGGATGTGGTTAATCCTGTTTTAGAAGAAGCTTACTTGATGCAAGATACGTTGACAAGACCTGTTGCAGCAGATGATGCACATAAGACAACCTATCAATTGCCAGATTTTATTGGTAAAAATCCTGGTGAAACTTCTAGCGAATTACGCCGCAATCTCGTTCAACCTGTTGTTCTTGGCACTGGTAGTAAGATTAAGAAAATCTCACAAAAAGCAGGCAAAGGCTTGTCGGAAAACCAGCAGATTCTTATCCTATCTGACCATTTTACTGAGTTGCCAGATATGTATGGATGGACCAAGTCCAATGTCAAAATATTTGCCAAATGGACGGGAATTGATGTAACCTTTAAAGGATCAGATTCTGGACGCGTTACTAAACAGAGTCTAGATGTTGGCAAATCTTTGAAAAAAATCAAAAAAATTACCATAACTTTAGGAGACTAA
- a CDS encoding ABC transporter ATP-binding protein, producing the protein MIEFKHVSKLYGDKEALSDLNVTINDGEIFGLIGHNGAGKTTTISILTSIIEASYGEVFVDGQLLTENREAIKKQIAYVPDSPDIFLNLTPNEYWQFLAKIYGVSDEDREERLAQLTTLFELKEEVNQTIDSFSHGMRQKVIVIGALVSNPNIWILDEPLTGLDPQASFDLKEMMKAHAASGHTVLFSTHVLSVAEQLCDRIGILKKGKLIFVGTIDELKEHHPDKDLESIYLELAGRKAQEEG; encoded by the coding sequence ATGATAGAATTTAAACACGTTTCAAAGTTGTATGGCGACAAAGAAGCTCTTAGCGATTTAAACGTCACCATCAATGACGGTGAAATTTTTGGCCTCATCGGACATAATGGTGCAGGTAAAACCACGACCATCAGCATTTTGACTTCTATTATCGAAGCGAGTTATGGCGAAGTATTTGTGGATGGTCAATTGCTGACAGAAAATAGAGAAGCTATCAAAAAACAAATTGCTTATGTGCCAGATTCTCCTGATATTTTCTTGAATCTAACTCCAAATGAGTATTGGCAATTTTTAGCTAAAATTTATGGGGTGTCAGATGAGGATCGAGAAGAACGGTTAGCACAATTGACAACACTTTTTGAACTGAAGGAAGAAGTTAATCAAACCATTGATAGTTTTTCACATGGGATGCGCCAAAAAGTGATTGTGATTGGTGCTCTTGTATCAAATCCCAACATCTGGATTTTGGATGAACCATTAACAGGGTTAGATCCTCAGGCTTCTTTTGACCTTAAGGAAATGATGAAAGCTCATGCAGCTTCTGGACATACGGTCTTATTTTCGACTCACGTGCTATCAGTCGCTGAGCAGTTATGTGATCGTATCGGGATTCTAAAAAAAGGGAAATTGATTTTTGTTGGAACGATTGATGAGTTGAAAGAACACCATCCTGACAAAGACTTGGAGAGCATCTACCTTGAACTCGCTGGGCGTAAGGCGCAAGAAGAGGGGTGA
- the rsmH gene encoding 16S rRNA (cytosine(1402)-N(4))-methyltransferase RsmH: MTKEFHHVTVLLHKTVDMLDIKPNGIYVDATLGGSGHSAYLLSKLSEQGHLYCFDQDQKAIDNAQLILKPYIDKGQVTFIKDNFRHLKARLEALGVTEIDGILYDLGVSSPQLDEKERGFSYKQNAPLDMRMDRQAPLTAYDVVNTYPFNDLVKIFFKYGEDKFSKQIARKIEQARAIKPIETTTELAELIKAAKPAKELKKKGHPAKQIFQAIRIEVNDELGAADESIQDAMELLALDGRISVITFHSLEDRLTKQLFKEVSTVDVPKGLPFIPEDMKPTFELVSRKPILPSQEELAANNRAHSAKLRVAKKIRK, encoded by the coding sequence ATGACAAAAGAATTTCATCATGTGACGGTACTCCTTCACAAAACAGTGGACATGCTTGACATCAAGCCTAATGGGATCTATGTTGATGCAACGCTAGGTGGTTCAGGCCACTCAGCTTATTTGTTATCCAAACTTAGTGAACAAGGGCACCTCTATTGTTTTGACCAAGATCAAAAAGCCATCGATAATGCACAGCTTATCCTCAAACCATATATTGATAAGGGACAAGTGACGTTTATCAAGGATAATTTTAGACATCTCAAGGCACGTTTAGAGGCTCTTGGTGTTACCGAAATTGATGGGATTCTCTACGACCTTGGTGTTTCCAGCCCACAATTGGATGAAAAGGAACGAGGGTTTTCTTACAAGCAAAATGCTCCTTTGGATATGCGCATGGATCGTCAAGCTCCTTTAACTGCCTACGATGTGGTTAACACTTATCCATTCAATGACTTGGTTAAGATTTTTTTCAAATATGGTGAAGATAAATTCTCTAAGCAGATTGCTCGGAAAATTGAGCAAGCAAGAGCTATCAAGCCTATTGAGACAACAACAGAGTTGGCAGAATTAATCAAGGCAGCAAAACCAGCTAAAGAATTGAAGAAAAAAGGTCACCCTGCAAAACAGATTTTTCAAGCCATCCGCATTGAAGTTAACGATGAACTTGGTGCAGCTGATGAGTCTATTCAGGATGCTATGGAATTATTAGCCCTCGATGGTCGTATCTCAGTCATTACCTTCCATTCTTTAGAAGATCGCTTGACTAAGCAGTTGTTTAAAGAAGTTAGTACGGTGGATGTGCCTAAAGGGCTACCGTTTATCCCTGAGGATATGAAACCGACATTTGAACTTGTCTCACGCAAGCCAATTTTACCTAGTCAGGAAGAACTAGCAGCCAATAATAGAGCACATTCGGCTAAATTACGTGTTGCCAAAAAAATCCGGAAATAA
- the ftsL gene encoding cell division protein FtsL, with protein MTNEKRTQAVSNALQKRIRTFSRIEKAFYATIIITAITMAVSIIYLQSRKLQLQQDITSLNSQISDQKTELNNAKQEVNELSRRDRIVDIAGKAGLSNRNENIKKVE; from the coding sequence ATGACAAATGAAAAAAGAACTCAGGCAGTCTCAAATGCCCTTCAAAAAAGAATAAGAACTTTCTCACGAATTGAGAAAGCTTTTTACGCTACGATCATTATTACGGCAATTACCATGGCAGTGAGCATTATTTACCTGCAAAGCCGTAAATTACAGTTGCAACAAGATATCACAAGCTTAAACAGTCAAATTTCAGATCAGAAAACTGAACTTAATAATGCTAAGCAAGAAGTTAATGAATTGTCACGTCGTGACCGCATTGTTGATATCGCTGGTAAAGCAGGTTTGAGTAACCGCAATGAGAATATCAAGAAAGTCGAGTAA
- the fsa gene encoding fructose-6-phosphate aldolase → MKFFLDTANVAAIKAINELGVVDGVTTNPTIISREGRDFETVIKEICDIVDGPISAEVTGLTADAMVEEARSIAKWHDNVVVKIPMTTEGLKATNILSKEGIKTNVTLIFTVSQGLMAMKAGATYISPFIGRLEDIGTDAYQLISDLREIIDLYDFQAEIIAASIRTTAHVEAVAKLGAHIATIPDPLFAKMTQHPLTTDGLKTFMEDWASFKK, encoded by the coding sequence ATGAAATTTTTCCTAGATACAGCTAACGTAGCGGCTATTAAAGCGATTAATGAGCTTGGCGTTGTGGATGGTGTCACAACCAATCCAACCATTATCTCACGTGAAGGACGTGATTTTGAAACAGTTATCAAAGAAATCTGTGACATCGTCGATGGCCCAATCAGTGCTGAAGTGACAGGATTAACAGCAGATGCTATGGTAGAAGAAGCTAGAAGCATTGCTAAATGGCATGACAATGTCGTTGTTAAAATTCCAATGACCACAGAAGGGTTAAAAGCAACAAACATCCTTTCAAAAGAAGGGATTAAAACTAATGTGACCTTGATTTTCACAGTAAGCCAAGGTTTAATGGCAATGAAAGCAGGCGCAACTTACATTAGCCCATTTATCGGTCGTTTGGAAGATATTGGCACAGATGCCTATCAATTAATCAGCGATCTTCGTGAAATCATTGATTTGTACGATTTCCAAGCAGAAATCATCGCAGCAAGTATTCGTACCACAGCCCATGTGGAAGCTGTTGCTAAATTAGGAGCACATATTGCGACGATTCCAGACCCATTATTTGCTAAGATGACTCAACATCCATTGACAACAGATGGATTGAAAACATTTATGGAAGATTGGGCTTCCTTTAAAAAATAA
- a CDS encoding glutamate-5-semialdehyde dehydrogenase: MTDITMLGQRAKQASLEIAPLSTQIKNRFLSTLAEALVDDTETLLVANQKDLANAKEHGISDIMTDRLRLTAERIEAIAQGVQQVADLADPIGQVIKGYTNLDGLKILQKRVPLGVIAMIFESRPNVSVDAFSLAFKTNNAIILRGGKDALYSNKALVKLIRQSLEKSGITPDAVQLVEDPSHAVAEELMQATDYVDVLIPRGGAKLIQTVKEKAKVPVIETGVGNVHIYVDAQADLDMATKIVINAKTQRPSVCNAAEGLVIHEAVAATFIPMLEKAINEVQPVEWRADDKALTLFEQAVPAKAEDFETEFLDYTMSVKIVSSLEEAISWINQYTSHHSEAIITRDIKAAETFQDLVDAAAVYVNASTRFTDGFVFGLGAEIGISTQKMHARGPMGLEALTSSKFYINGDGHIRE; encoded by the coding sequence ATGACTGATATAACAATGTTAGGGCAAAGGGCAAAACAAGCTAGTCTTGAAATAGCACCTTTGTCGACGCAAATTAAAAATCGCTTTTTAAGCACCTTAGCCGAGGCATTAGTTGACGACACAGAGACTCTCTTAGTTGCTAACCAAAAAGATTTAGCGAATGCTAAAGAGCATGGTATTTCTGATATCATGACTGACCGCTTGCGCCTAACCGCAGAACGGATTGAAGCGATAGCACAAGGGGTTCAACAGGTTGCTGACTTAGCTGATCCAATCGGACAAGTCATTAAGGGCTACACTAACCTCGATGGCCTTAAAATCCTCCAAAAGAGAGTTCCTCTAGGGGTGATTGCGATGATTTTTGAGAGTCGCCCGAATGTTTCAGTGGATGCTTTTAGTCTGGCGTTCAAAACGAATAATGCCATCATCCTCAGGGGAGGAAAGGATGCCCTTTATTCCAATAAGGCTTTGGTGAAGTTGATCCGACAAAGTCTGGAAAAATCAGGGATCACTCCAGATGCTGTCCAGCTAGTTGAAGATCCCTCACATGCTGTTGCTGAAGAATTGATGCAGGCAACGGACTATGTGGATGTGTTGATTCCACGTGGTGGTGCTAAATTAATTCAGACCGTTAAGGAAAAAGCAAAAGTGCCTGTCATCGAAACAGGTGTGGGGAATGTGCATATCTATGTGGATGCTCAAGCTGACTTAGATATGGCTACTAAGATTGTTATCAATGCTAAAACCCAACGCCCAAGTGTTTGTAATGCAGCTGAGGGCTTGGTGATTCACGAAGCTGTAGCAGCAACGTTTATTCCTATGCTTGAAAAAGCTATCAATGAGGTTCAGCCAGTAGAATGGCGGGCAGATGACAAGGCTTTGACGTTATTTGAGCAGGCAGTGCCTGCAAAAGCAGAGGATTTTGAGACTGAATTTTTAGATTATACCATGTCTGTTAAGATTGTTTCCTCTTTGGAAGAAGCTATTTCTTGGATAAATCAGTATACTAGTCACCATTCCGAAGCTATCATCACAAGGGATATTAAGGCAGCAGAGACCTTCCAAGATTTAGTGGATGCTGCTGCTGTGTATGTCAATGCTTCGACACGATTTACCGATGGGTTTGTCTTTGGCTTAGGTGCTGAAATTGGAATCTCTACTCAAAAAATGCATGCTCGTGGGCCTATGGGATTGGAAGCCTTAACCAGTAGTAAATTTTATATTAATGGGGATGGGCATATCAGAGAATAA